The following are encoded together in the Methanobrevibacter sp. genome:
- the rrp4 gene encoding exosome complex RNA-binding protein Rrp4, producing the protein MIYVENKDLVIPGQILADEEYYSGRGTFKDNGKVCSSLMGLVSLRNKKIRVIPLKSKYVPKKGDVVIGKINDVRFSMWDVDINSPYSGILPAFEVFGREKKELNKVFDVGDVLFLRVVDVDEIKKAKLGLKGRGMGKFKGGIIVDIAPTKVPRLIGKKGSMINMIKDKTNCKIVVGQNGLVWVKGDEDMEQLTKNIIHLIEAEAHTSGLTNKIKNKLYLAIDGELPPEEVFEEEEEFVLEKPKLQNFKEELEQEEKEAEESSEKEDKPDIAEVIEELKKKNKNKKDNAISYGDNSNNSFILNNK; encoded by the coding sequence ATGATATATGTGGAAAATAAAGATTTAGTAATTCCTGGTCAGATATTAGCTGATGAGGAATACTATTCAGGAAGAGGTACCTTTAAAGACAATGGTAAAGTTTGCTCTTCTTTAATGGGACTTGTTTCTTTAAGGAATAAAAAGATTAGAGTTATTCCTCTCAAAAGCAAGTATGTCCCTAAAAAAGGAGATGTTGTAATAGGTAAGATAAATGATGTCAGATTCTCAATGTGGGATGTTGACATTAATTCACCTTATTCCGGAATTTTACCTGCTTTTGAAGTGTTTGGTCGTGAGAAAAAAGAACTCAACAAAGTTTTCGATGTTGGGGATGTTCTATTTTTAAGAGTTGTCGACGTTGATGAAATCAAGAAGGCAAAACTCGGTTTAAAAGGAAGAGGAATGGGTAAATTTAAAGGAGGAATAATTGTTGATATTGCTCCAACTAAAGTTCCTAGATTAATCGGTAAAAAAGGTTCTATGATCAACATGATTAAAGACAAAACCAACTGTAAAATCGTCGTTGGTCAAAATGGTCTCGTTTGGGTTAAAGGAGACGAGGACATGGAACAGCTTACCAAGAATATTATTCATTTAATTGAGGCTGAAGCTCATACTTCTGGTTTAACTAATAAGATTAAAAACAAATTGTATTTAGCTATCGACGGTGAATTGCCACCTGAAGAAGTTTTCGAAGAGGAAGAGGAATTTGTTTTAGAAAAACCTAAACTTCAAAATTTTAAAGAAGAATTAGAACAAGAAGAGAAAGAAGCTGAAGAAAGTAGCGAAAAAGAAGATAAACCGGATATCGCTGAAGTTATTGAAGAATTAAAGAAAAAAAATAAAAATAAAAAAGATAACGCCATATCTTATGGTGATAACTCAAATAATTCTTTTATTTTGAATAATAAATGA
- a CDS encoding desulfoferrodoxin family protein: MAKILKCNDCGSIIQVLAEGDEKVCSDHMLEFPIQTEGEKSPKHKPVVEIDGDKVTVKVGEAAHPMDDDHYIQFLVVEAGNEQYAKCFKPGDVAEATFTVNSADDVVALAFCNLHGLWSSE, translated from the coding sequence ATGGCAAAAATATTAAAATGTAATGACTGCGGAAGTATTATCCAAGTTTTAGCTGAAGGCGATGAAAAAGTATGTTCTGACCACATGCTCGAATTTCCTATTCAAACAGAAGGAGAAAAATCTCCTAAACACAAACCAGTAGTTGAAATCGATGGAGATAAGGTTACTGTTAAAGTTGGTGAAGCGGCTCACCCTATGGATGATGACCACTACATTCAATTTTTAGTTGTTGAAGCTGGAAATGAACAATATGCAAAATGCTTCAAACCTGGAGATGTTGCAGAAGCAACTTTCACTGTAAACTCTGCAGATGACGTTGTAGCATTAGCATTTTGTAATCTACATGGCCTTTGGTCTAGTGAATAA
- a CDS encoding zinc ribbon domain-containing protein produces the protein MKSCDVCGTFNLKENKYCTHCGNKFITEHICPYCGATNLDYSTHCVRCQKQINPITIDDFDVLFDEYNHDLLLNAEISDFEYSELLSDIFIRASYIDIYGKTAKDKILNFASIFTECKPKARGYERGYIFLGNCIYYDDRLDDSVQIATIIHELAHYFLFEIIEDLLCFIFKVRPSTTLQSLVWYFLTLPEFKIMNEYCAHTVEGRFVPYGFQNYGSFNALVKNTDIDDESINTMIVFGNTFANEIITYMEKYIDDDLRQEIKIQYRKDQNSPSYESIFTETNDCLPLNLKNSTLIKILYDVFKEASQNNIREDLEGIKEGIELV, from the coding sequence TTGAAAAGCTGTGACGTTTGCGGAACATTTAATCTTAAGGAGAATAAGTATTGCACTCACTGCGGCAATAAATTCATAACGGAGCATATCTGCCCTTACTGCGGTGCAACCAACTTGGACTATTCGACTCATTGCGTCAGATGCCAAAAGCAGATTAATCCGATAACTATTGATGATTTTGATGTGTTATTCGATGAATATAATCACGATTTGCTTTTAAATGCTGAGATAAGCGACTTTGAATATTCCGAATTGTTGTCGGATATTTTCATTAGGGCCAGTTATATCGATATTTACGGTAAAACTGCAAAGGACAAAATTCTGAATTTTGCCAGCATATTCACGGAATGCAAACCTAAAGCAAGAGGATATGAAAGAGGCTATATTTTCCTTGGAAACTGCATATATTATGATGACCGCTTGGATGATTCGGTTCAAATAGCCACCATCATACATGAACTGGCTCATTATTTTTTGTTTGAGATAATTGAGGATTTATTATGTTTCATTTTTAAGGTTAGACCTTCCACAACATTGCAAAGTTTAGTATGGTATTTTTTAACGCTTCCTGAATTTAAAATTATGAACGAATACTGTGCGCACACGGTTGAAGGCAGGTTTGTTCCATATGGATTCCAGAATTACGGTTCATTCAATGCGTTGGTAAAAAATACGGACATTGATGATGAATCAATAAACACGATGATTGTTTTTGGAAATACTTTTGCAAATGAGATTATCACATATATGGAAAAATATATTGATGATGATTTAAGGCAGGAAATTAAAATTCAGTATCGAAAGGATCAAAATTCACCGTCTTATGAGTCAATTTTCACAGAAACAAATGATTGCTTGCCTTTAAATTTGAAAAATAGTACTTTGATAAAAATTTTATATGATGTTTTTAAAGAAGCATCGCAGAATAATATTCGGGAAGATTTAGAAGGTATTAAAGAAGGAATAGAATTAGTTTAA
- the psmA gene encoding archaeal proteasome endopeptidase complex subunit alpha — translation MQPLQNAGYDRAITVFSPDGRLFQVEYAREAVKRGTTSIGVKCSEGIILAVDKRTTSSLVEASSIEKIFKIDEHIGAATSGLVADARALVERARVEAQINKITYSEPIRVDSLSKKLCDMLQLYTQNGGVRPFGSALIIGGVYDGKAKLFETDPSGALIEYKATAIGSGRSAAMEIFEEEYSDDLTLEGAIGLALTAINEATDHDTTSKNVEIAVIKNDDEKYVKLSQDEVQKYIDEVLVEEEEEDEEESEELSDDESEDDEE, via the coding sequence ATGCAACCTTTACAAAATGCTGGATATGATAGAGCTATTACTGTATTTAGCCCAGACGGAAGACTTTTCCAAGTCGAATATGCAAGAGAAGCTGTCAAAAGAGGAACTACATCTATAGGTGTTAAATGTTCTGAAGGAATTATTTTAGCTGTTGATAAAAGAACCACTTCTAGTTTAGTTGAAGCGTCATCTATCGAAAAAATATTCAAAATAGATGAGCATATTGGAGCAGCTACTTCTGGCCTTGTAGCTGATGCAAGAGCATTAGTGGAAAGAGCAAGAGTTGAAGCTCAAATAAATAAGATTACTTACAGCGAACCTATTAGAGTCGACAGTTTGTCTAAAAAATTATGTGACATGCTGCAATTATATACCCAGAATGGTGGAGTAAGGCCATTTGGTTCTGCTTTAATCATTGGTGGAGTATATGACGGCAAAGCAAAATTATTCGAAACTGATCCTAGTGGTGCATTAATTGAATATAAAGCAACTGCTATTGGTTCAGGCAGATCAGCTGCCATGGAAATTTTTGAAGAGGAGTATAGTGATGATTTAACCTTGGAAGGAGCTATCGGACTAGCTTTAACTGCTATTAATGAAGCCACTGACCATGACACCACTTCAAAAAATGTTGAAATTGCAGTAATTAAAAACGACGATGAAAAATACGTAAAACTTTCTCAAGATGAAGTGCAAAAATACATTGATGAAGTGCTCGTTGAAGAAGAGGAAGAAGATGAAGAAGAATCTGAAGAATTGTCCGATGATGAATCTGAAGATGATGAAGAATAA
- the rnp3 gene encoding ribonuclease P protein component 3, with protein MFFDLNIKGSSLDANLNLACEASKYGWNHINFSYNQNDFKNALKFKQEFEDGLESVIDFDYTLEIKSDNVNEIRKLTRKFRNKSLCISVIGGDLKVNRAAVENIQVDILSRPYLRRFDSGLNHVLVKEAVRNNVAVELCFNDILKTYLSYRAKVISNFKDIYTLYRKFDFPLVLSSRAESVFDIRTTHDFMAVFKQTGLTGAEIENSFRTAGNILEFNKNRDKMILKGVRRVSDEA; from the coding sequence ATGTTTTTTGATTTAAATATTAAAGGAAGCAGCTTGGATGCTAATTTAAATTTAGCTTGTGAAGCTTCTAAATATGGCTGGAACCATATTAACTTTTCATATAATCAAAATGATTTCAAAAATGCTTTAAAGTTTAAACAGGAATTTGAAGATGGGTTGGAAAGCGTTATTGATTTTGATTATACTTTAGAAATTAAATCAGATAATGTTAATGAGATTCGCAAACTCACCAGGAAATTTAGAAATAAATCCTTATGTATTTCTGTTATCGGAGGGGATTTGAAAGTTAACAGGGCTGCTGTTGAAAATATACAGGTTGATATCCTCTCAAGGCCTTATTTAAGAAGATTTGACAGTGGCTTGAATCATGTTCTGGTAAAAGAGGCTGTAAGAAATAATGTTGCAGTTGAATTATGCTTTAATGATATTCTAAAAACCTATTTGTCCTATAGGGCCAAAGTAATTTCCAATTTTAAAGATATTTATACGTTATATAGGAAATTTGATTTTCCATTGGTTTTATCATCCAGGGCGGAATCCGTTTTTGATATCAGAACAACTCATGACTTCATGGCGGTGTTCAAACAGACAGGTTTGACAGGTGCTGAAATCGAAAATTCTTTTAGGACTGCTGGGAATATACTGGAATTTAATAAAAACAGGGACAAAATGATATTGAAGGGTGTTAGGAGGGTTAGCGATGAAGCTTAA
- a CDS encoding DHH family phosphoesterase: MKTKCPKCKGIGSVVVDYKECDACGGTGYEEDSFDVGSHFKGVTSKAKAKFDLGGDEDIPCEVCNGKGQVEVFDDCPHCGGTGQINVCRDCGKLIDDKDDICPECSEKRKVEKMKHDEYVARQNQVRDVYVLDSLCKMRDIDKDKLYQGKITRIEKYGAFVSLNNNVWGLMRGDVSEYNVGDEIIVFITTIKSRENKIDLAPAYVDKYRLIRLTKSIPRTLIKQLDENKGKIVRIDGEVQQIQQTSGPTIFMVGDESGVSEIAAFDKAGERSYPEIEVGDAVQVLGEVNEHGGKTQIESSSMTKLNEENTRKLRALIDDALNKRAEPEDVDFLVQSDVLNRLKPKMREAAQKIRRAILDGRTILLRHHNDADGICAGVAMEKALIPLIEEENPSNDAQYYYFKRSPSKAPFYELEDVVKDLSFALEDQERHGQKLPLIVLLDNGSTEEDIVALMQAKIYDIEVVVIDHHSPGELLTKDEQNGEIYGATVAVDEYVDTHVNPYLVGGDSQLTAGALATEVANIINPDVKELIKHLPAVAALGDHAECGEVYQYLQLASEKGFTKEHLAKIAECVDFEAYFLRFMNGRGIMDTILAVDNLDKHEKMIDALYKEYQKRVDTQLKAALPNIKRTQLENGIYFNLIDVEKFAHKFTFPAPGKTCGFVHDHIIKELGEDKPIVTLGHGPDFGVFRATDAVNEEFGFNVNDIVSTMIERVPSAGIDGGGHECAGSIKYIEGLGDEVLYKVVEEIQSLSRK, from the coding sequence TTGAAAACTAAATGTCCGAAATGTAAAGGGATAGGTTCAGTCGTTGTGGACTATAAAGAATGTGATGCCTGTGGCGGAACAGGATATGAAGAAGATTCATTTGATGTAGGTAGTCATTTTAAAGGCGTTACTAGTAAGGCTAAAGCAAAATTTGATTTAGGTGGGGATGAAGATATCCCATGTGAAGTATGCAATGGAAAAGGGCAAGTAGAAGTATTTGATGACTGTCCACATTGTGGAGGAACTGGTCAGATTAATGTATGTAGAGATTGTGGAAAATTAATAGATGATAAAGATGATATATGCCCTGAATGTAGTGAAAAAAGAAAGGTTGAAAAAATGAAACATGATGAATATGTCGCTCGTCAAAATCAAGTAAGGGATGTCTATGTTTTAGATTCCTTATGTAAAATGAGGGATATTGATAAAGATAAATTGTATCAAGGAAAAATTACCAGAATAGAAAAATACGGTGCTTTCGTATCATTAAATAATAATGTTTGGGGACTTATGAGAGGGGATGTTTCTGAATATAATGTTGGTGATGAGATTATTGTATTTATAACAACTATTAAATCCAGAGAAAACAAGATTGATTTAGCGCCAGCTTATGTAGATAAATACAGGCTTATAAGATTAACAAAATCAATTCCAAGAACTCTCATCAAGCAACTTGATGAAAATAAAGGTAAAATAGTTAGAATTGATGGTGAAGTTCAACAAATTCAGCAAACATCAGGACCTACAATTTTCATGGTTGGTGATGAAAGTGGCGTTAGCGAAATAGCAGCTTTTGATAAGGCTGGCGAGAGGTCTTATCCTGAAATTGAAGTGGGGGATGCGGTTCAGGTTTTAGGTGAAGTTAATGAACATGGCGGAAAAACACAAATCGAGTCATCTTCAATGACTAAACTTAATGAAGAAAACACTCGCAAGTTACGAGCTTTAATAGATGATGCATTAAATAAAAGAGCAGAGCCTGAAGATGTTGATTTCTTAGTTCAAAGTGATGTTTTAAATAGGCTTAAACCAAAAATGAGGGAAGCCGCCCAAAAAATTAGGAGGGCAATACTTGATGGCAGAACAATTTTACTTAGACACCATAATGATGCAGATGGTATCTGCGCAGGTGTTGCAATGGAAAAGGCTTTAATTCCATTGATTGAAGAGGAAAATCCAAGCAATGATGCTCAATATTACTATTTCAAACGTTCACCAAGTAAAGCTCCATTTTATGAATTAGAGGATGTTGTTAAAGATTTATCATTTGCCCTGGAAGACCAGGAAAGGCACGGGCAAAAATTACCTCTGATTGTTCTATTGGATAATGGTTCAACTGAAGAGGACATAGTGGCATTGATGCAAGCTAAAATTTATGATATTGAGGTGGTTGTAATTGATCATCACTCTCCAGGGGAATTATTGACTAAAGATGAGCAAAATGGTGAAATTTATGGAGCGACAGTTGCTGTTGATGAATATGTCGATACTCATGTAAATCCTTATTTGGTTGGAGGCGATTCGCAACTTACGGCAGGTGCTTTAGCCACTGAAGTTGCAAATATTATTAATCCTGATGTAAAAGAGTTAATAAAACATTTGCCTGCAGTTGCAGCATTGGGGGATCATGCCGAATGTGGTGAAGTCTATCAATACTTACAGCTTGCAAGTGAGAAAGGTTTTACTAAGGAACATTTGGCTAAAATAGCTGAATGCGTTGATTTTGAAGCATATTTCCTGAGATTTATGAATGGTAGGGGAATAATGGATACAATTTTAGCTGTAGATAATTTGGATAAGCATGAAAAAATGATTGATGCGTTATACAAAGAATATCAAAAGAGGGTGGATACTCAACTTAAAGCGGCTCTTCCAAATATCAAGAGAACACAACTTGAAAACGGCATTTACTTCAATCTTATTGATGTTGAAAAGTTTGCGCATAAATTCACGTTCCCGGCGCCTGGAAAGACATGCGGATTTGTCCATGACCATATCATTAAGGAATTGGGTGAAGACAAACCTATTGTCACATTAGGGCACGGGCCTGATTTTGGTGTGTTTAGAGCAACCGATGCGGTTAATGAGGAATTTGGATTTAATGTAAATGATATAGTGTCCACCATGATTGAAAGAGTTCCTTCAGCAGGCATTGATGGTGGAGGCCATGAATGTGCCGGTTCTATTAAATATATTGAGGGACTTGGCGATGAAGTTTTGTATAAAGTAGTTGAGGAAATTCAATCCTTGTCGAGGAAATAA
- the rrp41 gene encoding exosome complex exonuclease Rrp41, with product MMSEMIREDGRKFDELRPIKIEAGVLERADGSAYLEVGGNKILVAVYGPRESYIRRLLEPNTGVIRCRYNMAPFSVDDRKRPGPDRRSSEISKITADALRPALMLENYPRSMIDIYIEVIEAEGGTRCAGITAASVALVDAGVPMKDIVVGCAAGKVNDEIVLDLSEVEDKEGQADVPIAMMPRTGEITLLQSDGDLTEEEFAKAIDLAMEGCLEVSKLQKEALMKKYSTE from the coding sequence ATAATGTCTGAAATGATAAGAGAAGATGGTAGGAAATTTGATGAATTGCGCCCTATCAAAATTGAAGCAGGAGTTCTCGAACGTGCAGATGGTTCTGCTTATTTGGAAGTTGGAGGAAATAAAATTTTAGTAGCTGTTTATGGTCCTAGAGAATCATACATTAGAAGATTGCTCGAACCAAATACTGGAGTAATCAGATGCAGATATAATATGGCACCATTCTCAGTAGATGATAGGAAAAGACCAGGTCCAGATAGAAGGTCATCTGAAATTTCTAAAATCACAGCTGACGCTTTAAGACCAGCTTTAATGTTAGAAAATTATCCTCGTTCAATGATTGATATTTATATAGAAGTAATCGAAGCTGAAGGTGGAACTCGTTGTGCTGGAATCACAGCGGCTTCTGTTGCTTTAGTTGATGCAGGAGTGCCTATGAAGGATATCGTTGTAGGTTGTGCTGCAGGTAAAGTTAATGATGAAATTGTACTTGACTTGTCTGAAGTTGAAGATAAAGAAGGTCAAGCTGATGTTCCAATAGCTATGATGCCTAGAACTGGTGAAATCACATTATTACAAAGTGACGGTGATTTAACCGAAGAAGAATTCGCAAAAGCAATTGATTTAGCTATGGAAGGATGTCTTGAAGTAAGTAAGCTTCAAAAAGAGGCTTTAATGAAAAAATATTCTACAGAATAA
- a CDS encoding zinc ribbon domain-containing protein, with protein MKCEKCGFENKKKAKFCTKCGASFEEKKTPKPEESNSNNNSKYAIIALVVVIILLVAAVGYFAGMNSNSDQSDDSQSDQSDEDDDSSATTSSQGSQSDDDSKSWVLIGSYSGSGSGSQSITVPSGDIMVKLSAYPIKNYASNHLSVSNTHGQSGRVDWGSTSAVETRSDSFTCTLSSSDTFTIDYYETVSWKVEFYRYQ; from the coding sequence ATGAAATGCGAAAAGTGTGGTTTCGAGAATAAGAAGAAAGCAAAATTTTGTACTAAATGCGGTGCATCATTTGAGGAGAAAAAGACTCCAAAACCTGAGGAGTCTAATTCTAACAATAATTCGAAGTATGCAATAATAGCTTTGGTTGTTGTGATTATACTTCTTGTTGCAGCTGTTGGTTATTTTGCGGGAATGAACTCTAATTCTGACCAATCTGATGATTCACAGTCAGACCAATCTGATGAAGATGATGATAGTTCAGCTACAACTTCATCTCAAGGTTCTCAATCTGATGATGATTCAAAATCATGGGTATTGATTGGCAGTTATTCGGGTTCCGGTTCGGGTTCACAATCAATCACGGTTCCATCTGGTGATATTATGGTAAAGCTCTCAGCATATCCAATTAAGAATTATGCTTCAAATCATCTGTCTGTTTCAAATACACATGGTCAATCTGGAAGGGTTGACTGGGGTTCAACAAGTGCTGTTGAAACAAGATCTGATTCATTTACTTGCACTTTATCTTCATCAGATACATTTACAATTGATTATTATGAAACCGTAAGCTGGAAAGTTGAATTTTACAGGTATCAATAG
- a CDS encoding zinc ribbon domain-containing protein — MTFENYCRNCGHRILPGEPYCTECGQSTGYIDASDSNVFTFPIHNIGFFDLDIDFSPYIESNRKDFKYEICSCGYLIDVDDDYCSMCGAKKTKSRFSRLFKNKSEPSLFMDNVLCECGAVNSRENIFCEMCGRQLKEEIQYSNDNYSNFNLEFNESVFCFCGEENEKFSQFCRNCGLPLVNYGKSGEIRILCTCSTVNDSTSDFCIECGTSLNKENSVIICICGEKNPANSRFCESCDRPLNPQRSLKTRYICSCGEILGWDTEYCHNCGKNIKKALLRRNSINNTVKSLKNLFR; from the coding sequence ATGACTTTTGAAAATTATTGCAGGAATTGTGGTCATAGAATACTTCCCGGTGAACCTTATTGCACAGAGTGTGGTCAAAGCACGGGTTATATTGATGCTAGTGATAGCAATGTTTTCACTTTTCCGATTCACAACATCGGTTTTTTTGATTTGGATATAGATTTTTCACCATATATTGAAAGCAATAGGAAAGATTTCAAATATGAAATCTGCTCTTGCGGCTATTTGATTGATGTAGATGATGATTATTGCTCTATGTGTGGGGCTAAAAAAACTAAAAGCAGATTTTCCAGACTTTTTAAGAATAAATCTGAACCTTCACTTTTTATGGACAATGTTTTGTGCGAATGCGGCGCAGTCAATTCTAGGGAGAATATATTTTGTGAAATGTGCGGAAGACAGCTGAAAGAAGAAATTCAATATTCAAATGATAATTATAGCAATTTTAATTTGGAGTTTAACGAGTCGGTCTTTTGCTTTTGCGGTGAAGAAAATGAAAAGTTCTCTCAATTCTGTAGAAATTGCGGTTTGCCGTTGGTTAACTATGGAAAATCTGGGGAGATACGTATTTTATGCACTTGCTCTACAGTAAATGATTCGACCTCTGATTTCTGCATTGAATGCGGGACTAGTTTAAATAAAGAAAATTCAGTTATTATTTGTATTTGCGGTGAGAAAAACCCTGCAAATTCAAGATTCTGTGAATCTTGCGATAGGCCTTTGAATCCTCAAAGGTCACTGAAGACCAGATACATCTGTTCATGTGGTGAAATTTTAGGTTGGGACACGGAATACTGCCATAACTGTGGAAAGAATATTAAAAAGGCTTTACTTCGTAGAAATTCTATTAATAATACAGTAAAATCTCTCAAGAACTTATTCAGGTAG
- the nifU gene encoding Fe-S cluster assembly scaffold protein NifU translates to MDYSEKVMDHFANPRNCRKMEDANGVGTVGNPTCGDLMTIYIKVNDDEVIEDISFQTFGCGAAIATSSMITEIAVGKTLDEALKISRNDVADELDGLPPIKMHCSNLAADGLQAAIENYYENNQ, encoded by the coding sequence ATGGATTATTCAGAAAAAGTTATGGACCATTTTGCAAACCCTAGAAACTGTAGAAAAATGGAAGATGCAAATGGTGTTGGAACTGTCGGAAACCCAACCTGCGGAGATTTAATGACTATTTACATTAAAGTTAATGATGATGAAGTAATCGAGGATATTAGCTTCCAGACATTCGGTTGTGGAGCAGCAATTGCAACCAGCAGCATGATTACAGAAATTGCAGTTGGAAAAACTTTGGATGAAGCATTAAAAATTTCTAGAAATGATGTTGCAGATGAGTTGGATGGTCTTCCACCTATAAAGATGCATTGTTCAAATCTTGCAGCCGATGGACTTCAGGCAGCAATTGAAAATTATTATGAAAATAATCAATAA
- a CDS encoding ribosome assembly factor SBDS, with amino-acid sequence MVNVDEAIIAKYEYCGEHFEILVDPDLAADFRNPDGPDVAIEDLLAVEEIFKDSKKGDKASDEAMNKIFETTDPIEVSKIILEKGTVQLTADQKRKMQEDKRKLVINKISREAINPQNGLPHPVQRIENACDEAKVKFDPFTSVDQQVQAALKAIKPLIPIRFEKVKVAVRLPGSAAGSAYSVIHGFGEIINEEWQQDGSWIGIVEMPGGLQNSFASKMAEISGGAAETKTIN; translated from the coding sequence ATGGTCAATGTTGATGAAGCTATTATTGCTAAATATGAGTACTGCGGTGAACACTTTGAAATATTGGTTGACCCTGATTTAGCAGCAGATTTTCGAAATCCTGATGGTCCAGATGTTGCCATTGAAGATCTTTTAGCTGTTGAAGAAATTTTTAAGGATTCCAAAAAAGGAGATAAGGCTTCCGATGAAGCTATGAATAAAATATTCGAAACTACAGATCCTATTGAAGTTTCTAAAATTATACTTGAAAAGGGTACTGTTCAATTAACTGCGGATCAAAAGAGAAAAATGCAAGAGGATAAAAGGAAATTGGTTATTAACAAGATTTCCAGAGAAGCGATAAATCCTCAAAACGGTTTGCCTCATCCAGTTCAAAGAATTGAAAATGCATGTGATGAAGCAAAAGTAAAATTTGATCCATTTACTTCAGTTGATCAACAAGTACAAGCTGCTCTAAAAGCCATTAAGCCACTCATTCCAATCAGGTTTGAAAAAGTTAAAGTTGCTGTTAGGCTTCCAGGTTCTGCTGCAGGAAGTGCTTATTCTGTAATTCATGGATTTGGAGAAATTATCAATGAAGAATGGCAACAAGACGGCTCATGGATTGGCATCGTTGAAATGCCGGGGGGCCTTCAAAATTCTTTCGCATCTAAAATGGCTGAAATTTCAGGCGGAGCTGCAGAAACCAAAACTATAAACTAA
- a CDS encoding Rpp14/Pop5 family protein, which translates to MKLKVLPPTLRKNNRYLTIEIKIASPITKDDLVSIIWDACIRFQGESNTANFNLWVMKFFEMDKNDEYYCYKAIVRCQRDFVEDVRSSFALANKYNNNRIAITTIGLSGTIKASQKYI; encoded by the coding sequence ATGAAGCTTAAAGTCTTGCCTCCTACGCTTAGAAAAAATAACAGGTATTTGACTATTGAAATCAAGATAGCATCTCCCATTACAAAGGATGATCTGGTTTCAATTATTTGGGATGCTTGCATTCGTTTTCAAGGAGAATCGAATACTGCTAATTTTAATTTATGGGTCATGAAATTTTTTGAAATGGATAAAAATGATGAATATTATTGTTATAAGGCTATTGTAAGGTGTCAAAGAGATTTTGTAGAGGATGTAAGATCTTCATTTGCTTTAGCAAATAAATATAATAACAATAGAATTGCCATTACAACAATTGGTTTGTCAGGCACTATTAAGGCATCACAGAAATACATTTAA
- a CDS encoding winged helix-turn-helix domain-containing protein, producing MSNENDELLKLTSYVQISKYREKTLKSIGNEVKIPTNIAKDSGIRTNHISKVLSELKSKEIVECINEEARKGRLYRLTDTGKDVLEVINDKEKKEESD from the coding sequence ATGTCAAATGAAAACGATGAGCTTTTGAAATTAACTTCATACGTTCAAATTTCAAAATACAGGGAAAAGACATTAAAATCCATAGGAAACGAAGTAAAAATCCCAACCAACATCGCAAAAGACAGTGGAATTAGAACTAATCATATTTCAAAAGTTCTAAGTGAATTAAAAAGTAAAGAAATTGTCGAATGTATTAATGAAGAAGCTCGTAAAGGAAGATTATATCGATTAACCGATACTGGAAAAGATGTATTGGAGGTAATCAACGATAAGGAGAAAAAAGAAGAAAGTGATTAA